In Candidatus Manganitrophus morganii, the genomic window CATCTGGGACCCGAGCCCGGATGCCGATGTCATCGGCTACGAGCTCTATTATGGAACGGGCCCCGGTCAATACGCCGACTCAATCGACGTCGGGAACGCGACCAGTTATACCCTGTCGGTGACCACACCGGGCACCCACTACTTCGCCGTCACCGCCTACAAACTCGGCCATCATGAAAGCGGTTTCTCCAACGAGGTCTCCAAAGAGATGAGCGGTGCCGCATCCGCCTCACCCAGCGGAGACGGCGGCGGCGGCGGATGCACCCTTCGCCTTCCATTGCACGGAGAAAGAAGCCCCCTGGATGCCGCCGAGATGCTGGCGCTGATCGCGGTGATCTTTCTTCTGGCGGTCAAGAGGATCTTTCATCTCCCTTCCTCTCGGATTCAACCCTAGCAAAGAAAAAGCCTTTTCTCTCGGTCCTGCCGGTAGGAGCCCTTCCCTTCGATCGGATTAATTTCTTCTTCGACCTTGACAGTCACTCAACCCATGGTGTATCTCTCAATGCTATGAGAGATAAAATCGTAGAACTGATTCGCGCCAGAAAAGAGGCGGTGCCGGAGAAGGACTTTAATGAGATCGCATTGCTTCTCTTCCGTTATCAATTCGACCGCAATCCCCGTTACCGTCAGTTCTGCCTTTCCATGGATAAAGACCCCGATGCTGTCCGAGTTTGGGAAGGGATCCCCCCCCTCCCGGTCATGGCCTTTAAGCTTACGGAGATCTCGTGCCGTCCCATGGAAAAAGCGGCCCGGGTGTTTCGATCGAGCGGAACGACCGGAAGGGAAAAAAGCCGGCATGCTCTTTTCGACCTCGACCTCGCCAGGGAAGCGATCCTCACCCACTTCGGACCGCACCTGGTTCCGGAGGGGAAGCGGATTCGGATGGCGATCCTGACCCCCTCTCCCGAAGAGGCCCCCGACGCTTCTTTGTCCCACATGATGGGAGTCGTTCGCGACGCCTTTGGAGCCGAGGGAAGCCGCTACTATATTGAAAAAAGCCGGCTCGATGCGGAGCGGCTGGCGGCCGATCTCTCCAACCTGCGGGAACCGATCGCCCTCTTGGGAACCTCGTTTTCATTCGTTCATTTTCTTGATTTCCTGCAGACGCGAACCGCGCCGCTCTCCCTTCCGGGGGGAAGCCGGTTGATGGACACCGGCGGCTTTAAAGGAAAATCGCGAGAGGTTCCACGCGAGGAGCTCTATCGGCTTTATGAGAAGTATCTCGGTCTTCCTGCGGAGAATTGCGTCAACGAATACGGCATGGCCGAGATGACCTCGCAGTTCTACGACGGCGTCGCCGGCCGGAAAGACCCGCGCGTCTATATTTCTCCGCCACAGGTGCGCAGCAGGCTACTTGATCCGGAGACGCTGCAGCCGGTCCGAAAGGGAGGGGTGGGACTGCTCGCCCATTATGATCTGGCGAACATCGATTCGGTGATGGCGATTCTCACCGAAGATCTCGGGCGAGAGGCGGCGGGGGGATTCGTCCTCCTCGGCCGGGTCACCGGGGCAACGCCCAAAGGGTGTTCGATCACCCTCGATGAGCTGCTTCAAGTGGAGGCAAGGAAGAAATGAAAGGATATTATCTTCCCGAATGCTCCGTCGCCGAAGAACAGAACGAAGCGCACGGCATCCCGCTGGCGATGCCGCTCGTTTCGGAATCGAATATCGTCGAGATCTCAGACCGCCTGATCGAAGTCCAAAAAAGGCTGGCGGCGGAATCGATCTTCAAAATCGTCGACTGGATCGATGCCGCCGCCCGTTGCTGGGCCGATCCGTCCGATTCGATCCGCCAAGAAGCCGAATCAACCCTTCCGATCATCACCGGCGATTCTCCCGAGATGGTTCGATTCGCCCTGGATGATCTCTTCAAACACCTGACCCGTCCGGTCCTCCTCCAACTGTTGGAGGCGGAGGTCGGCGACCCGACCCTGCTCGATCAGTTTCGTCCGAAAACGAAGGGGGTCGGATTTACCCGGGCGTTCGGCCCGCGCCTCACCGCTCACATCCTTCCGGGGAATCTGGCCGGCACCGCGGTCTTCAGCTTGGTTTGCGGTCTGCTGGCAAAATCGGCCAACCTTGCGAAGGTAAGCCGGGACGCGTTTCTTTTGCCGGTTCTTTTCGCCCGGTCGCTGGAAAAAATACGTCCCGATCTGGCGCAGTGTCTGGCGGTGTTGACCTGGGAAAACAGCGCGCTGGATCTCACCCGGGCGGTCTTTCAAAAGGCAGACTTGGCGATCATCTACGGGGGCGACGAGACGATCGAGACCCTCCGAAAAGAAATTCCTCCATCGACACGAACGATTTTTCACGGCCATCGGTTGAGCCTGGGGGTGATCGCGCGGGAATCGATCGACAAAGACCGCGCAGAGCAGGCGGCGACCGATATCGCCCTGTTCGATCAACGCGGCTGCCTCTCGCCGCATCTCTATTACGTGGAGGAAGGCGGCGCCGTCTCGCCGGTCGAATTCGCCCAATGGCTCGCCCAATCACTCTATGTCGCCTCCTATCAACTGCCCAAAGGAGCGACCTCGTCCGAAGAAGCCGCGCAAATCCAGCAGCTCCGGGGGGCCATTCCGCTTAAGGGAGGGAAAGTTTTTCCGAGCCCCTCCGGCGTTGATTGGACCGTGCTCTACGATCCTGATCCTCACTTTTCCGTCTCACCCCTGGCGCGGACCATTTGGATTAAGCCGGTAAGGGATCTCTCGGAAATCGCGGGCCACCTCGAATTGATCCGGCCCTATCTTCAGGCGGTCGGCCTTGCCATCCCGCAGGAGCGTCAGACGGAGGTGCTCCTCTCACTGGCGAGAATGGGGGTCAATCGCATCTGCGCGATCGGAAAAATGCAGAAGCCGCCGCTCACCTGGCACCACGACGGCCGCTTCCGGCTGCTCGATCTCCTCCGTTTTGTCGACTGGGAGAATACGTGACCCCCCTCCGCCGCCGCTTTCGACGATACGTCTGTCAAACCTCCCCCCACCCGATCGGCCTGGAGATCGACCGCGCCTCCGGCTCTTATCTTTATACGACC contains:
- a CDS encoding fibronectin type III domain-containing protein, with the protein product MKFLVVLIILLGPVPLLFAEEALLIWDPSPDADVIGYELYYGTGPGQYADSIDVGNATSYTLSVTTPGTHYFAVTAYKLGHHESGFSNEVSKEMSGAASASPSGDGGGGGCTLRLPLHGERSPLDAAEMLALIAVIFLLAVKRIFHLPSSRIQP